In Mucilaginibacter celer, one DNA window encodes the following:
- a CDS encoding NUDIX hydrolase yields the protein MHKYSGETRILVATDCIIFGFDGANIKLLLVQRGLEPEKHKWSLIGGFIKPSESPEDAANRVLELRTGLKNVYMEQFQVFGKPERDPVERTLSIAYFALIDIHQYEAQLSEEYHPEWFLLDEMPDLIFDHNEMVRLAKRQLRYKAALHPILFQLLPEKFTIPQLQALYEGVYQTKFDDRNFSRKLLSTGLLVKLPEKDKLSSKKGAFYYKLDQSHYEENFESFLNLVPNPDKFF from the coding sequence ATGCATAAGTACAGCGGCGAAACGCGCATTTTAGTTGCAACAGATTGTATTATATTTGGATTTGACGGTGCAAATATCAAATTATTGCTGGTTCAGCGTGGGTTGGAACCCGAAAAACATAAATGGAGCCTGATAGGTGGTTTCATTAAACCATCCGAATCTCCGGAAGATGCGGCCAATCGTGTACTTGAATTGCGCACCGGGCTTAAAAATGTTTATATGGAGCAGTTCCAGGTGTTTGGCAAGCCCGAACGCGACCCGGTGGAGCGCACTTTATCCATAGCTTACTTTGCATTAATTGATATCCACCAGTATGAGGCACAACTGAGCGAAGAATACCATCCCGAATGGTTTTTGCTTGATGAAATGCCCGACCTGATTTTTGACCATAACGAGATGGTACGGCTGGCTAAAAGACAACTCAGGTACAAGGCGGCCCTGCACCCTATATTGTTCCAGCTGCTTCCCGAAAAATTTACCATCCCACAGTTACAGGCTCTGTATGAGGGGGTTTATCAAACTAAATTTGATGACCGTAACTTTAGTCGTAAACTACTCTCGACCGGTTTATTGGTAAAACTTCCCGAAAAAGATAAGCTCTCATCAAAAAAAGGGGCCTTTTATTATAAGCTCGATCAATCTCATTACGAAGAGAATTTTGAATCATTTCTGAACCTGGTGCCAAACCCTGATAAGTTTTTTTAG
- a CDS encoding PorP/SprF family type IX secretion system membrane protein, which yields MKRILYIITFALAAQFSRAQQRPQYTQYVFNNYLLNPALSGIENYTDVKLGYRSQWTGLDGAPVTSYFSINAPIGNNFLQGDATAFPAGGGLNPSSRAYTQNYMAAEPHHGVGLTIVSDKTGPISQTNIDATYAYHLGITEKLNLAVGVSGGFSHNMIDKSKLNPAVADDPTIRDLAGSQWKPDLGIGVWAYSSNYFFGVSAQQILPQNLYITTSTSSVQNKTVPHYFVTGGVKLFVSEDITLMPSALLKFIAPVPVTFDVNMKMSFQDKFWIGGSYRRNDSYAALVGFNLSSLINVGYSYDFTTSALNTVSHGSHEIVLGILLNNRYKVTCPQHTF from the coding sequence ATGAAAAGAATTTTATACATTATCACATTTGCCTTAGCCGCACAATTTTCAAGGGCTCAACAACGGCCGCAATACACGCAGTACGTTTTCAATAATTACCTGTTAAACCCTGCCCTAAGCGGTATTGAAAACTATACCGATGTAAAGCTGGGCTACCGCAGCCAGTGGACGGGCCTTGACGGTGCACCGGTAACGTCGTACTTTAGTATAAACGCGCCTATCGGCAATAATTTTTTACAGGGAGATGCCACGGCTTTTCCCGCAGGCGGAGGACTCAACCCCTCAAGCAGGGCATACACTCAAAACTATATGGCTGCCGAACCGCATCACGGTGTTGGTTTAACTATCGTATCTGATAAAACAGGTCCTATTTCGCAAACCAATATCGATGCAACCTATGCCTATCACCTGGGCATAACCGAAAAGCTGAATCTTGCGGTAGGTGTTTCCGGAGGGTTTAGCCATAATATGATTGATAAATCGAAACTGAATCCGGCAGTTGCCGATGACCCGACAATTAGGGATCTGGCAGGAAGCCAATGGAAACCGGATTTGGGTATAGGTGTCTGGGCTTATTCTTCAAATTACTTTTTTGGCGTGTCGGCGCAGCAAATTCTGCCTCAAAATTTGTACATAACCACTTCAACAAGCAGTGTGCAAAATAAAACAGTGCCTCATTATTTTGTAACAGGCGGTGTAAAGCTTTTTGTATCTGAAGATATTACCCTTATGCCATCGGCCTTATTAAAATTCATAGCGCCGGTTCCGGTTACTTTTGATGTGAATATGAAGATGTCGTTCCAGGATAAGTTTTGGATAGGAGGGTCGTACAGGCGGAATGATTCGTATGCGGCTTTGGTTGGGTTTAACTTAAGTTCGTTAATCAATGTTGGCTATTCGTACGATTTTACTACATCTGCCCTGAACACAGTAAGTCATGGCTCGCATGAGATTGTGCTTGGTATCCTGCTTAATAACCGCTATAAGGTTACCTGCCCGCAGCATACTTTTTAA
- a CDS encoding DNA-formamidopyrimidine glycosylase family protein, with product MPELPDLQAFSHNLQKKLSGKTVKEIIVPNTKKLNVGVKELNDILTGQQLEKVYREGKELHIRFNKGDVLGLHLMLHGKLFLFEGKNENKYPIIELHFKDGSGLVLTDFQGIATPTLNPAKTDVPDALEVEVDFLTKRLAKTKTNIKTVLLDQKILRGIGNAYADEILWHARLSPFSVSNKIPEAKLSGLIKSIKTVLQDAEKSILKANPDIINGEVRDFMNIHNSKKKQSPTGAYILVKEGSRKTYYTDEQELFE from the coding sequence ATGCCCGAACTACCCGACCTGCAGGCATTTAGCCACAACCTGCAAAAAAAACTCAGTGGTAAAACCGTAAAAGAAATCATCGTACCTAACACTAAAAAGTTAAATGTAGGTGTAAAAGAGCTTAATGATATCCTTACCGGGCAGCAACTTGAAAAAGTTTACCGCGAAGGCAAGGAATTGCATATCAGGTTTAATAAAGGAGATGTACTTGGCCTGCATTTAATGTTGCACGGCAAACTGTTTTTGTTTGAAGGCAAAAATGAAAACAAGTACCCAATCATTGAACTGCATTTTAAAGATGGCAGTGGTTTGGTATTAACCGATTTTCAGGGTATAGCTACCCCTACCCTCAATCCGGCTAAAACAGACGTACCGGATGCGCTTGAAGTAGAGGTTGATTTTTTAACCAAACGCCTGGCCAAAACAAAAACCAATATCAAAACAGTATTGCTTGATCAGAAAATTTTGCGCGGAATAGGTAATGCTTATGCCGATGAAATTCTTTGGCACGCCCGGCTCTCCCCTTTTTCGGTAAGTAACAAAATTCCCGAAGCCAAATTGAGCGGTTTAATAAAATCCATCAAAACGGTTTTACAAGATGCCGAAAAAAGTATCCTTAAAGCCAACCCGGATATCATTAACGGCGAGGTGCGCGATTTTATGAACATCCACAACTCTAAAAAGAAGCAAAGCCCAACCGGGGCCTATATTTTGGTGAAAGAAGGATCGCGGAAAACTTATTATACCGATGAGCAGGAATTGTTCGAATAG
- the fbaA gene encoding class II fructose-bisphosphate aldolase, translating into MDIKNYKGVLHGDQVQELFEAAKKHQFALPAVNVIGTNTINAVMETAKAVNSPVIIQLSNGGAQFYAGKSLDNSKLQACILGGVSAAKHVHLLAEHYGVAVILHTDHAAKKLLPWIDGLLDHGEKFFAETGKPLFSSHMLDLSEEPIEENIEISAKYLERMAKMGMTLEIELGVTGGEEDGVDNSDVDSSRLYTQPEEVSYSYEHLSKVSHRFTVAAAFGNVHGVYKPGNVKLQPVILHNSQEYVKQKFGLADEKPINFVFHGGSGSSQEEIREAISYGAIKMNIDTDMQWAYWEGIKNYYQEKEGYLQSQIGSPDGEDSPNKKYYDPRVWLRKGEENFVKRLSAAFEDLNCIDVHSKL; encoded by the coding sequence ATGGACATAAAAAATTATAAAGGTGTTCTGCACGGCGATCAGGTGCAGGAACTATTTGAAGCAGCAAAAAAGCATCAGTTTGCTTTACCGGCAGTAAACGTAATTGGTACTAACACTATCAATGCAGTTATGGAAACAGCTAAGGCTGTTAACTCTCCGGTTATTATCCAGCTGTCAAATGGCGGTGCTCAGTTTTACGCCGGCAAATCATTGGATAATTCAAAACTTCAGGCCTGTATTTTAGGCGGTGTTTCTGCTGCAAAGCACGTTCACCTGCTGGCCGAGCACTATGGCGTAGCGGTTATTTTGCATACAGACCATGCTGCAAAAAAATTATTGCCATGGATTGATGGCTTGCTGGATCATGGCGAGAAATTTTTTGCTGAAACAGGCAAACCGTTGTTCTCATCACACATGCTCGATCTTTCGGAAGAGCCTATCGAAGAGAATATCGAAATTTCGGCCAAATACCTTGAGCGCATGGCTAAAATGGGTATGACCCTCGAGATTGAGTTAGGTGTTACCGGTGGCGAAGAAGATGGCGTTGATAACTCAGACGTTGATAGTTCACGTTTATATACCCAGCCCGAAGAGGTTTCTTACTCGTACGAGCACCTTTCAAAAGTTAGCCACCGTTTTACTGTAGCAGCAGCTTTTGGTAACGTGCATGGTGTTTACAAACCGGGCAACGTAAAATTACAGCCGGTTATCCTGCACAACTCCCAGGAATATGTAAAACAAAAATTTGGCTTGGCCGATGAAAAACCAATCAACTTCGTATTCCACGGTGGTTCGGGTTCATCTCAGGAAGAAATTCGTGAGGCTATCTCGTACGGTGCCATTAAAATGAATATCGATACTGATATGCAATGGGCTTACTGGGAAGGTATTAAAAACTACTACCAGGAAAAAGAAGGATACCTGCAAAGCCAGATTGGCAGCCCGGATGGCGAGGATTCTCCAAACAAAAAATACTACGACCCACGTGTTTGGTTACGTAAAGGCGAAGAAAACTTTGTAAAAAGGCTTTCTGCAGCGTTTGAAGATTTGAACTGTATCGACGTACACAGCAAACTATAA
- the accD gene encoding acetyl-CoA carboxylase, carboxyltransferase subunit beta, which translates to MAWFKRELKGIITTTEEKKEAPDGIWNKCPNCKKPLHYSEQVENQYVCHYCGFHLRIGSKEYFSVLFDNNEFTELFPELTSGDPLHFEDTKKYTDRLKETQKKTGLKDAIRSATGKIEGQDLVIACMDFNFIGGSMGSVVGEKIARSIDYCIEHKVPFLMISKSGGARMMEAAFSLMQMAKTSAKLALLSQAKIPYISLLTDPTTGGVTASYAMLGDINIAEPGALIGFAGPRVIKETIKKDLPKGFQTAEFVQEHGFLDFIVDRREMKEKLSSFIKMMKN; encoded by the coding sequence ATGGCATGGTTTAAACGAGAGTTGAAAGGGATAATTACGACTACTGAGGAAAAGAAGGAAGCCCCCGATGGCATCTGGAATAAATGCCCTAATTGTAAGAAGCCTTTACACTATTCTGAACAGGTAGAAAATCAATATGTGTGCCATTACTGTGGCTTCCACCTGCGCATAGGTTCAAAAGAATATTTTTCGGTACTGTTTGATAATAACGAATTTACAGAGCTTTTCCCCGAGCTTACTTCAGGCGACCCTTTACACTTTGAGGATACCAAGAAGTATACCGACAGGCTGAAGGAAACCCAAAAGAAAACCGGTTTAAAAGATGCAATCCGTTCGGCAACCGGCAAAATTGAGGGGCAGGACCTGGTTATCGCCTGTATGGATTTTAACTTCATCGGAGGTTCGATGGGTTCGGTAGTGGGCGAAAAAATTGCACGCTCTATCGACTATTGCATCGAACATAAAGTTCCTTTCCTGATGATCTCTAAATCGGGAGGTGCCCGTATGATGGAGGCGGCATTTTCATTAATGCAAATGGCCAAAACATCGGCTAAACTGGCTTTGTTATCGCAGGCTAAAATTCCGTACATTTCATTACTTACTGATCCTACCACCGGTGGTGTAACAGCATCATACGCCATGCTTGGCGATATCAACATTGCCGAACCGGGCGCGCTGATTGGCTTTGCCGGCCCAAGGGTTATTAAAGAAACCATTAAAAAAGATCTTCCGAAAGGCTTCCAGACTGCCGAGTTTGTGCAGGAACATGGCTTCCTTGATTTTATTGTAGATAGAAGAGAGATGAAGGAGAAACTATCATCATTTATTAAAATGATGAAGAACTAA
- a CDS encoding GNAT family N-acetyltransferase, translating to MPAKIIVKKAAEQADLDKIHAIRYEVFVIEQNCPPDLEIEHNEDSTHFLATVDGQPAGACRWRKTENGYKLERFAVLKNFRGYGLGQEMVKAVLADLPVDADYVYLNSQTHAVSFYKKLGFEESGPEFEEAGIKHYRMVKK from the coding sequence ATGCCCGCAAAAATCATAGTAAAAAAAGCCGCTGAGCAGGCTGATTTGGATAAGATACATGCCATCAGGTACGAAGTGTTTGTTATTGAGCAAAACTGCCCACCCGATTTGGAGATAGAACATAATGAGGACTCCACACATTTTTTAGCTACGGTTGATGGCCAGCCCGCCGGAGCCTGCCGCTGGCGTAAAACCGAAAATGGTTATAAACTGGAGCGGTTTGCGGTGCTTAAAAATTTCAGAGGCTATGGCCTGGGCCAGGAAATGGTTAAAGCTGTTTTGGCCGATTTGCCGGTAGATGCTGATTATGTTTACCTCAATTCGCAAACGCATGCGGTGTCTTTCTACAAAAAATTAGGCTTTGAAGAAAGCGGTCCCGAATTTGAAGAGGCAGGCATTAAACATTACCGGATGGTAAAAAAGTGA
- a CDS encoding low affinity iron permease family protein, whose amino-acid sequence MTEVRKKKRNLFERFANWATIATGSSGAFIIAFGIIIVWGITGPLFHYSDTWQLVINTGTTIVTFLMVFLIQKSQNKDSKAIHLKLNELLASHQGASNRMVDIEDITEKELDQLHKFYVELADLAEEEDDITCTHSIDAARENHTTKLNNYKTKPHYINARKNHSKKSR is encoded by the coding sequence ATGACAGAGGTTCGTAAAAAAAAGAGAAACTTATTTGAGCGTTTTGCCAATTGGGCTACTATTGCCACCGGTAGTTCAGGAGCCTTTATAATTGCTTTTGGAATTATCATTGTATGGGGGATAACCGGGCCATTGTTCCATTATTCGGATACCTGGCAACTGGTTATCAATACCGGTACTACCATTGTTACTTTTTTAATGGTTTTCCTGATCCAGAAATCGCAGAATAAAGATTCGAAAGCGATACATTTGAAACTGAACGAGTTGCTGGCCTCGCACCAGGGCGCAAGTAACCGGATGGTTGATATTGAAGATATTACCGAAAAGGAACTCGATCAGCTGCATAAGTTTTACGTAGAGCTTGCAGATCTGGCCGAAGAGGAAGATGATATTACCTGCACGCACTCGATTGATGCGGCCCGCGAAAATCATACCACCAAGCTTAATAATTATAAAACAAAACCGCATTACATCAATGCCCGCAAAAATCATAGTAAAAAAAGCCGCTGA
- a CDS encoding response regulator codes for MNQENAGVLYIDDAVSRLDDFKNLFGKSLNVFTAQSVVIARSILAQHEVGVMMISQLMPGTGGLSFFESTAQSYPRVIRILLTGFPGEEGVFEAMNNGLIYACLPKPWQNQNIKQVLKNALEVYYLRKHNIELTYKLYEATYELTKVHK; via the coding sequence ATGAACCAGGAAAACGCGGGTGTATTGTATATTGATGATGCTGTAAGCAGGCTTGACGATTTTAAAAATTTATTCGGCAAATCGCTTAATGTTTTCACCGCGCAATCTGTTGTTATTGCGCGAAGTATTTTGGCCCAGCACGAAGTTGGGGTAATGATGATAAGCCAGCTGATGCCGGGTACAGGTGGTCTCAGTTTTTTTGAAAGCACAGCGCAAAGTTATCCGCGGGTTATCCGTATTTTACTCACCGGTTTTCCGGGGGAGGAAGGGGTTTTTGAAGCCATGAACAACGGTTTGATTTACGCCTGCCTGCCCAAACCCTGGCAAAATCAAAATATAAAACAGGTGCTGAAAAATGCCCTCGAAGTATATTACCTGCGCAAACATAATATCGAACTAACCTACAAACTGTACGAGGCCACTTACGAACTTACTAAAGTCCATAAATAG
- a CDS encoding gliding motility-associated C-terminal domain-containing protein, protein MSRTGFLRSLITAVTLLYFNLYVLAQGSTNQGTEFYTAYMAHVNGAAGLPGSIAGGSQMQLYITSDVKTAATVEITDGTLLGTFRITPKNVTSVTIPASAFLAGQGTFLKAIHIRSAKPVAVYAHIFASAVSGATLLLPVNTLGKDYLSINYEQISNSNNTGGGGGGGGNGGGGGEGRPSYSTFAVIATEDNTTVEVTPSQTLLDGTPAGAPFTLNLKKGEVYQALSSTDLTGTRVKSIVSASGTCKKIAVFSGSSKISIGCQGINGSSDNLFQQVYPLSVWGKNYITVPLKSRIYDVIRVVAASPGTMVTINGNPIQINGLFYEFTSSAPNVISADKPVQVVQYAVTQGETNTSNCQLASGDVGDPEMIYLTPIEQTLDHVTLNSTGNFNITSNYINVIIKSAAVPTFSLDGASYTNFMVMPGAPGYSYAQINVDAGVHNIKASDGFNAIAYGFGQKESYGYAAGTNLKDLNEFIALINPNNKSVTLNGCTNTDYKLQLTIPYQTPKITWDLKDGSAPIVVDNPTPTGSVVKDQKVLYTYECPVDEHEYTDGDYSVVATVFNPVADECGSNEEIEFDFNISKPPVVTFDYANTCFGSTVQFTDRTTSGTREIKTWHWDFGDGSTDVVQNPTHKFSKPGDYNVSLFAINENGCGESSLPIKVHISILPVAIFDAATACVGQDVTFTDNSTSTESNIVSRQWDFGDGTPVETRTDAIPFKHLFTKAGDYVVKLTVTDNNNCASDVTIHPVTVFPVPVVDFSLPDACEGDFAQFTNQSNIADGTEADFSYEWNFGDPAATPGNPNTSNQKNPVHRYGAGMYQVSLTVTSKNGCSITSASKSLTINGSTLKAALTVLNPADLCSSREVFFENHSTANYGQVTKLEVTYDASDPATMVVYDHPVDGQRLRYKYPLFTQGTRNVTVKVAAYSGTTCFDIASVPLVLKASPVITFNPAPVFCLESPAYSFLPQLDGPAGNGIFSGRGVSSTGVFDPAAAGAGTFEIRYIYTAQNSCADTVIQQITVDSPPVVSLGDDFTMLEGTKHVLKPLVTDQNLSYKWYPATGLDHDDIANPTASPKEDVTYHLTVTSAHGCTAEASVFVKVLKFLVVPSAFTPNGDGVNDVWDVKYLQSYPNNRVDVYNRYGERVYSSIGYSTPWDGRFNGTYLPPGTYYYIIDPKNGRQVIAGNVTIIR, encoded by the coding sequence TTGAGCAGAACCGGTTTTTTACGGTCGTTAATTACGGCTGTTACGCTGTTATATTTTAATTTGTACGTGCTTGCGCAGGGTTCAACAAACCAGGGTACCGAGTTTTATACTGCGTATATGGCCCATGTTAATGGTGCAGCGGGGCTACCGGGTTCTATTGCCGGCGGCAGCCAGATGCAGCTTTATATTACATCTGATGTAAAGACCGCTGCAACTGTCGAAATAACCGACGGTACGCTTTTAGGTACGTTCCGGATCACTCCCAAAAATGTAACCTCTGTTACAATCCCTGCAAGTGCGTTTTTAGCAGGACAAGGTACTTTTTTAAAAGCCATCCACATCCGGTCGGCTAAACCTGTTGCTGTTTATGCTCATATTTTTGCAAGTGCCGTTTCGGGCGCTACTTTGTTGCTGCCTGTTAATACGTTGGGGAAAGATTATCTCTCCATCAACTATGAGCAGATCTCAAACTCCAATAATACCGGAGGAGGAGGTGGGGGCGGCGGAAACGGCGGCGGCGGGGGAGAAGGCCGACCCTCTTACTCAACCTTCGCGGTTATTGCCACAGAGGATAATACTACTGTTGAAGTTACCCCCTCACAAACTTTGCTTGATGGTACGCCGGCCGGCGCGCCCTTTACCTTAAATTTAAAAAAAGGCGAGGTTTACCAGGCCCTTTCTTCCACCGATTTGACGGGCACGCGGGTGAAATCAATTGTATCGGCATCGGGTACCTGTAAAAAAATTGCAGTTTTTTCGGGCAGTTCAAAAATAAGTATCGGTTGCCAGGGTATTAATGGTTCATCTGATAACCTTTTTCAGCAGGTTTATCCGCTCTCGGTATGGGGGAAAAATTATATCACGGTGCCGCTAAAAAGCCGTATTTATGATGTGATCCGGGTGGTGGCAGCTTCGCCCGGTACAATGGTCACCATCAACGGCAATCCTATCCAGATAAACGGGCTGTTTTATGAGTTTACATCGTCGGCACCTAACGTTATTTCGGCCGATAAACCAGTGCAGGTTGTTCAATATGCAGTAACACAGGGCGAAACCAATACCAGCAATTGCCAGCTGGCTTCCGGCGATGTGGGCGATCCTGAAATGATCTATTTAACACCCATTGAACAAACGCTTGATCATGTTACCCTCAATTCGACGGGTAATTTTAATATTACCTCAAATTATATTAACGTAATTATCAAATCGGCAGCTGTGCCAACTTTTTCACTGGATGGAGCGTCATACACAAATTTTATGGTGATGCCCGGAGCTCCCGGATACTCGTATGCTCAAATTAACGTTGATGCCGGGGTGCACAACATTAAAGCATCTGATGGTTTTAATGCTATTGCTTATGGTTTCGGGCAAAAGGAATCGTACGGGTATGCAGCAGGTACCAACCTTAAAGATCTGAACGAATTTATTGCTTTGATTAATCCAAACAATAAAAGCGTAACCTTAAACGGCTGCACAAATACAGATTATAAGCTACAGCTTACTATACCATACCAAACCCCTAAAATTACATGGGATTTGAAAGATGGTTCGGCCCCTATCGTGGTTGATAATCCAACGCCCACAGGGTCGGTGGTTAAAGATCAAAAGGTGCTTTATACCTACGAGTGCCCGGTAGATGAGCACGAGTATACGGATGGAGATTACAGCGTAGTGGCAACAGTTTTTAACCCCGTTGCCGACGAATGCGGATCGAACGAGGAAATTGAGTTTGATTTTAATATCTCCAAACCGCCGGTGGTGACTTTTGACTATGCCAATACCTGCTTTGGCAGTACCGTGCAGTTTACAGATAGAACAACCTCGGGCACACGCGAAATAAAAACCTGGCATTGGGATTTTGGTGATGGTAGTACTGATGTGGTACAAAACCCCACCCATAAGTTTTCAAAACCGGGCGATTACAATGTAAGCCTTTTTGCAATCAATGAAAATGGTTGCGGAGAATCGTCGCTGCCGATAAAAGTTCATATCAGTATATTGCCTGTCGCTATTTTTGATGCGGCTACGGCATGTGTAGGGCAGGATGTTACCTTTACAGATAATTCAACTTCCACAGAAAGCAACATAGTAAGCCGGCAATGGGATTTTGGTGATGGCACACCAGTTGAAACCCGGACGGATGCAATTCCCTTTAAGCACCTGTTTACCAAAGCAGGCGATTACGTGGTTAAATTAACGGTAACTGATAACAACAATTGTGCAAGCGATGTTACCATCCATCCGGTAACTGTTTTTCCGGTGCCTGTTGTTGATTTTTCATTACCAGATGCCTGCGAGGGAGATTTTGCCCAATTCACTAATCAAAGCAATATTGCCGATGGCACTGAGGCCGATTTTAGTTATGAATGGAATTTTGGTGATCCTGCGGCAACGCCAGGTAATCCGAATACATCAAACCAAAAAAATCCGGTACATCGCTATGGTGCAGGTATGTACCAGGTAAGCTTAACGGTAACGTCAAAAAACGGTTGCTCAATTACTTCAGCGTCTAAGTCATTAACCATTAACGGCAGCACACTCAAGGCTGCTTTAACCGTGCTAAACCCCGCCGATTTATGCAGCAGCCGTGAGGTTTTTTTCGAAAATCATTCAACCGCTAATTACGGCCAGGTTACTAAGCTCGAGGTAACTTACGATGCATCCGATCCGGCAACGATGGTGGTTTATGATCACCCTGTTGATGGGCAGCGTTTAAGATATAAATACCCTTTATTTACCCAGGGTACGCGTAACGTAACAGTAAAGGTGGCTGCCTATTCGGGTACTACGTGTTTTGATATTGCCAGTGTGCCCCTGGTTTTAAAAGCCTCACCGGTAATCACCTTTAATCCTGCTCCTGTTTTTTGCCTCGAATCGCCTGCATATTCTTTCCTACCTCAATTAGATGGGCCGGCTGGCAATGGTATTTTCTCGGGCAGGGGAGTGAGCAGCACAGGCGTGTTTGATCCGGCTGCCGCTGGTGCAGGTACTTTTGAGATCCGGTATATTTATACCGCCCAAAACAGCTGTGCAGACACGGTAATACAACAAATTACGGTCGATTCGCCGCCGGTTGTTTCACTTGGCGATGACTTTACCATGCTTGAGGGTACTAAACACGTTTTAAAACCATTGGTAACCGATCAAAACCTGAGTTATAAATGGTACCCGGCAACAGGGCTGGATCATGATGACATAGCCAACCCAACGGCAAGCCCTAAAGAAGATGTTACTTATCATCTAACCGTTACATCGGCGCATGGTTGTACAGCCGAGGCTTCGGTATTTGTAAAAGTTTTGAAGTTTTTGGTGGTTCCATCGGCCTTTACACCCAACGGTGATGGGGTAAATGATGTTTGGGATGTTAAATATTTGCAAAGTTATCCAAATAATAGGGTAGATGTATACAACAGATACGGAGAAAGGGTATATTCGTCAATTGGTTATAGCACGCCCTGGGATGGTCGTTTTAACGGCACATACCTGCCTCCCGGAACGTACTATTATATTATCGATCCCAAAAATGGCCGGCAGGTTATTGCGGGTAACGTAACCATTATCAGATAG